In one Neobacillus sp. CF12 genomic region, the following are encoded:
- a CDS encoding HD-GYP domain-containing protein yields the protein MIPHEEKQSVKWFLIFFYIIFLGYDLFYYFLYPVYFSEQKFESPNEFLYINYIVLALLIPIAFYLSKINKEYLIKYVFFTSYVVSTFFVDILNYMGRGDIYNSGNLVEVFLILSLPLFINTGYFWFVTIGITTRYILIGVILHSSNVAVPIILMAILSTMAFFLLVRFQGYVRSISTSYDNQLQGIVKGVIATLELKDPYTRGHSERVASYALLLSKEIGKFTKEEQKSFYYACLLHDIGKVNIPDQILMKPGKLTNEEFNIIKTHPTVGAEAVKNVEGIKDSISVILSHHERWDGKGYPDQLKGEEIPLLARVSAIADAFDAMTSSRSYREAMPVEEAYRRIIEGNGSQFDPTLVEAFKKVYPAWVKFHQEYSWNKKPQLLREVE from the coding sequence ATGATACCACATGAAGAAAAGCAATCCGTCAAATGGTTTCTTATCTTTTTCTATATAATATTTTTAGGGTATGATTTGTTTTATTATTTTTTATATCCTGTTTACTTTTCAGAACAAAAGTTTGAATCCCCAAATGAGTTCTTATATATAAACTATATTGTATTAGCGTTATTGATTCCTATTGCTTTTTACCTAAGTAAGATCAATAAGGAATATTTAATAAAATATGTTTTCTTCACTAGTTACGTAGTTTCAACTTTTTTTGTTGATATTCTTAACTACATGGGCAGGGGAGATATTTATAATAGTGGTAATCTAGTCGAAGTGTTTTTAATTTTATCATTACCACTTTTCATTAATACTGGATATTTTTGGTTTGTAACTATTGGAATTACAACTAGGTATATATTAATAGGTGTTATCTTACACTCATCAAACGTGGCAGTGCCCATTATATTAATGGCTATCTTATCAACTATGGCGTTCTTCTTATTAGTACGCTTTCAAGGGTACGTAAGGTCGATCAGCACATCTTATGATAATCAATTACAAGGAATAGTAAAAGGGGTTATTGCGACACTGGAGCTTAAAGATCCATATACAAGGGGTCATAGTGAAAGAGTCGCCAGTTATGCACTTTTATTATCAAAAGAAATAGGTAAGTTTACCAAAGAAGAACAAAAATCATTCTATTATGCTTGTCTGCTTCATGATATTGGTAAAGTTAATATTCCCGATCAGATTCTCATGAAACCTGGGAAACTGACCAACGAGGAATTTAACATAATAAAAACCCACCCTACCGTAGGGGCGGAAGCTGTGAAGAATGTGGAGGGAATAAAGGACAGTATTAGTGTTATTCTTTCCCACCATGAGCGCTGGGATGGAAAGGGATATCCTGATCAATTAAAGGGTGAAGAAATTCCTTTACTTGCAAGAGTCTCTGCCATTGCCGATGCTTTTGATGCAATGACTTCTTCAAGGTCGTACCGTGAGGCAATGCCTGTTGAAGAAGCCTATCGCCGTATTATTGAAGGCAATGGTTCACAATTTGATCCCACATTAGTAGAAGCATTCAAAAAGGTTTACCCAGCGTGGGTCAAATTTCATCAAGAATACTCATGGAATAAAAAACCGCAATTACTAAGGGAGGTGGAATAA
- a CDS encoding potassium channel family protein, with protein sequence MLFFRKLFLTASRYRYRTVILFTLFFIIVNAEIIRFLEPETFESSLHAIWWILTTMTTVGYGDVYPTTEAGRTWAMVIVYTLGIGLFGTVIGVIVDGVTQYKKRKEEGKLSYKGENHFVIIGWTAKSKSTVKELLLCDEKTDIVLIDEFEKSPFEHERFHYIQGSPTDVDTLGMAKIENSQAVLLFAAEGIENPDLVDGKTLLVASSIERYDDGTEKNIYTIAEIVNEKHVDNFKHVKIDEFILSNGSVSNLMAKSAQMKGASHLFTQLLSRQDGDGGSDLWEVSVRPQWKTYGVAYEQLKEKGAQLIADRNDLNILKKWNEPIPKDARLFVICDKYTYQKL encoded by the coding sequence ATGCTTTTCTTTCGTAAACTGTTCCTAACCGCCTCGAGATATCGATATCGAACCGTGATTTTGTTTACTTTATTCTTTATTATCGTAAATGCAGAAATAATTAGATTTTTAGAACCAGAAACGTTTGAGAGTAGTTTGCATGCAATATGGTGGATTCTTACAACGATGACTACAGTAGGCTATGGAGATGTATATCCTACAACGGAAGCAGGAAGAACCTGGGCTATGGTTATTGTCTATACATTGGGTATAGGACTATTTGGAACGGTTATTGGGGTTATAGTAGATGGTGTTACACAATACAAAAAACGAAAGGAGGAGGGGAAATTGTCTTATAAAGGTGAAAATCATTTTGTTATTATCGGCTGGACTGCTAAAAGCAAATCCACTGTTAAGGAACTATTACTATGTGATGAAAAAACAGATATCGTGTTGATTGATGAGTTTGAAAAGTCACCTTTTGAACATGAACGTTTTCACTATATTCAGGGCAGCCCGACAGATGTTGATACTTTGGGAATGGCAAAAATTGAAAATTCCCAAGCGGTATTGCTGTTTGCTGCAGAAGGGATTGAGAATCCTGATTTAGTAGATGGAAAGACACTGCTAGTTGCATCCTCGATAGAACGCTATGATGATGGAACGGAAAAAAATATTTATACGATCGCAGAAATTGTAAACGAAAAGCATGTGGATAATTTTAAGCATGTTAAAATTGATGAGTTCATACTATCCAATGGATCTGTTTCCAACCTAATGGCGAAATCTGCACAGATGAAAGGAGCAAGTCACCTCTTTACCCAGCTGTTAAGCAGGCAGGATGGAGATGGGGGGAGTGATCTTTGGGAGGTCAGTGTTAGACCGCAGTGGAAAACGTATGGTGTAGCATATGAACAACTAAAGGAAAAAGGAGCTCAATTAATTGCAGATCGGAACGATTTAAACATACTCAAGAAATGGAATGAACCGATCCCAAAGGATGCTAGATTATTTGTAATATGCGATAAATATACATATCAAAAACTATAA
- a CDS encoding amino acid permease, translating to MNLFRKKSITDLIREVGQKDVTLKKELGAFDLTMLGIGAIIGTGIFVLTGVAAAEHAGPALIISFILSGLACVFAALCYAEFASAVPVSGSAYTYSYATFGELIAWILGWVLILEYGLASSAVASGWSGYFQGLLSGFGIHLPKAISSAYDPANGTFVDVPAIAIIFFITMLLTQGVKKSARLNTIMVVIKLAVVLLFIAVGVWYVEPANWTPFMPFGYSGVVTGAATVFFAYIGFDAVATAAEEVKNPQKNMPIGIIASLLVCTILYIVVSAILTGIVPYTDLGVKNPVAFALNYINQDWVAGFISLGAITGITTVLLVMVYGQSRLFYAISRDGLLPKVFSKVDKKKQTPIVNSWITCVLVAFFAGVLPLNKLAELVNIGTLFAFMTVSIGILYLRKNKQAPTTGFRVPFVPLIPILAFLFCGYLALQLPAATWKSFGIWLVLGMMVYFGYGRKHSKLNEKEEIINKAS from the coding sequence ATGAATTTATTTAGGAAAAAATCAATTACAGATTTAATAAGGGAAGTTGGACAAAAGGATGTAACCTTGAAGAAAGAATTAGGTGCATTTGATTTAACTATGCTGGGAATAGGTGCGATTATTGGGACAGGAATATTTGTTCTAACTGGAGTTGCAGCGGCCGAGCATGCAGGACCGGCACTAATCATATCTTTCATTTTGTCAGGACTGGCCTGTGTATTTGCAGCCCTATGCTATGCGGAATTTGCTTCAGCCGTACCGGTATCTGGCAGTGCCTATACTTACAGTTATGCGACATTCGGCGAACTAATTGCTTGGATATTAGGCTGGGTTTTAATCCTTGAATATGGGCTGGCTTCCTCTGCAGTTGCGAGCGGTTGGTCAGGTTATTTTCAAGGGCTTCTTTCAGGATTTGGAATTCACCTGCCAAAAGCTATATCAAGTGCGTATGATCCGGCAAATGGAACTTTTGTAGACGTACCAGCAATTGCGATCATCTTTTTTATCACGATGCTTTTAACACAAGGAGTTAAAAAGTCAGCACGTCTTAACACAATCATGGTAGTAATTAAACTTGCTGTAGTGCTACTATTTATTGCTGTTGGTGTTTGGTATGTAGAACCTGCAAATTGGACTCCATTTATGCCGTTTGGTTACTCGGGAGTTGTAACAGGCGCCGCAACTGTATTCTTTGCCTATATTGGCTTTGATGCTGTTGCCACCGCAGCAGAAGAAGTGAAAAACCCACAAAAGAACATGCCAATTGGAATCATTGCATCTTTATTGGTTTGTACCATCTTATATATCGTTGTCTCTGCTATTTTAACAGGGATTGTGCCTTATACTGATCTTGGTGTAAAAAATCCAGTGGCATTTGCACTTAATTATATTAACCAAGATTGGGTGGCAGGTTTTATTTCACTAGGAGCCATCACAGGAATTACGACTGTGTTACTTGTCATGGTTTATGGTCAATCAAGGCTGTTTTATGCAATCTCTCGTGATGGTTTACTGCCAAAGGTGTTTTCTAAAGTAGATAAAAAGAAGCAAACACCGATTGTGAATTCGTGGATTACCTGCGTGTTAGTAGCATTTTTTGCAGGTGTATTACCGCTAAATAAACTTGCTGAACTAGTGAACATTGGAACACTATTTGCTTTTATGACAGTTTCAATTGGAATTTTATATCTTCGGAAAAATAAACAAGCACCAACCACAGGCTTCCGTGTACCTTTTGTACCATTAATTCCTATATTAGCTTTCTTATTCTGTGGATATTTAGCCCTGCAGCTTCCAGCGGCTACATGGAAGAGCTTTGGTATTTGGCTTGTGCTTGGAATGATGGTGTATTTTGGATACGGACGTAAACATTCAAAGTTAAATGAAAAAGAGGAAATCATAAATAAAGCAAGCTAA
- a CDS encoding glutathionylspermidine synthase family protein, with protein MSSYAMKRNHFYAKYPEFWSDLYGSEYSLYHVFTITEQTHNLIKDATERMGQVFYKTAGLLRSLQDEQLLELGFPVASLPFLRMKTLFPESVISRFDFALTDNGIKMLEFNSDTPTFIVECFQMNGEICSEFGYRNPNANQERLLASGITKAVLESIKQQDSPNVVFTAHSDHVEDWNTTGYLSQLCKVKNQVIPMSELRITDSALLDANGVPIDVLYRQTYPLEHLLEDRDSYTGDLVGIELLQLAKQGKISLVNPISAFLLQPKSIQCLIWGLAEKEMFYTKEEQEWIKTYMLPTYLEADSFAGNQAYVQKPSFGREGDTITIWDHHINIDVKNSFQTYKNELPVYQSYIPLPVVSLETEKGIEELSMVFGSFLIAGKPSSIGIRAGGKITGNESYFLPVGLKKEGFTC; from the coding sequence ATGTCTTCATATGCAATGAAACGGAACCATTTTTACGCTAAATACCCAGAATTTTGGTCGGACTTATATGGAAGTGAATATAGCCTTTACCATGTATTTACTATTACAGAACAAACACATAACCTTATAAAGGACGCCACGGAACGAATGGGTCAGGTTTTTTATAAAACGGCCGGCCTCCTGCGCAGTCTTCAAGATGAACAACTTCTTGAACTTGGTTTTCCTGTAGCAAGTCTTCCATTTCTCAGAATGAAAACCCTTTTTCCTGAATCGGTAATTTCTCGATTTGATTTTGCCTTGACGGATAATGGAATAAAAATGCTTGAGTTTAATTCTGACACTCCTACTTTTATCGTCGAATGTTTCCAAATGAACGGAGAAATTTGTTCGGAATTTGGCTATCGGAATCCCAACGCAAATCAAGAGCGTCTTCTCGCTTCTGGTATCACAAAGGCTGTCCTTGAATCTATAAAGCAGCAAGATTCTCCTAATGTGGTTTTCACTGCCCATAGTGACCATGTGGAGGATTGGAATACCACGGGTTATTTAAGTCAGTTATGTAAAGTTAAAAATCAAGTAATTCCAATGTCTGAGCTTCGGATTACGGATTCAGCACTATTAGATGCTAACGGAGTGCCAATTGATGTTTTGTACAGACAAACCTATCCTCTTGAACACCTGCTTGAGGACAGGGATTCATATACAGGAGACCTCGTAGGAATCGAATTATTACAGCTAGCGAAGCAAGGAAAAATTTCACTTGTAAATCCTATTTCAGCATTCCTGCTTCAACCCAAATCCATTCAATGTCTGATATGGGGCTTAGCGGAAAAAGAGATGTTTTATACAAAGGAAGAACAAGAATGGATCAAAACATATATGCTGCCTACTTATCTTGAAGCAGATTCATTTGCAGGTAACCAAGCCTATGTTCAGAAACCATCTTTCGGCAGGGAAGGAGATACCATTACTATATGGGATCATCACATCAATATAGATGTCAAAAATTCCTTCCAAACCTACAAAAATGAACTGCCGGTCTATCAATCATATATACCGCTTCCTGTTGTTTCACTCGAAACAGAAAAGGGAATAGAGGAACTATCTATGGTATTTGGTTCCTTCCTTATTGCTGGGAAACCAAGCAGCATTGGGATTCGAGCGGGCGGAAAAATCACCGGAAATGAGTCATATTTCTTACCAGTTGGACTAAAAAAGGAGGGCTTTACTTGTTAG
- a CDS encoding ATP-binding protein, translating to MKDSNSSSTTKMFYEEKKATKLFLWLFYIFYLAFELIYYYIFPNLDGRGITKPQEGLGIWIYIILLGLLPIAIFLMKKGNPYVIKYLYIYSFIVVDTVHNLLIYYGTEKSFAAGDIIEVVFILFSPIFVNKKYFWTVSVGMLLKYMIIGLILLDPQVVAPIVIYIILSAIAFVILIRYDSYILTLTEVHEELRRKEKLAVIGQMAAAIGHEIRNPLSSLKGFTQLQQERYPNTNDFYPIMIQEIDRINSIVNDLMTLGKPKEIKFSKANIEEIIAYTLSITQQQAERQGVSVETTMAGPLPPIDCDGKQLKQVFINLIKNAIESMPDGGKIKVRVKVIEGNKMYISIKDEGCGIDGENLLNLGEPFYTTKKDGTGLGLMVTNQIIKDHKGHITFDSSQLNGTKVTVILPIFQINS from the coding sequence ATGAAAGATAGCAACAGCAGCTCGACCACTAAAATGTTTTATGAAGAAAAGAAAGCAACTAAGTTATTTTTGTGGTTATTTTATATTTTTTATCTTGCTTTTGAATTAATCTATTATTACATCTTCCCTAATTTGGATGGGCGAGGTATAACCAAACCCCAAGAAGGTTTGGGTATTTGGATATATATTATCCTGCTTGGTTTATTACCCATAGCTATTTTCTTAATGAAAAAGGGAAATCCGTATGTGATTAAATACCTATACATTTATAGTTTTATAGTTGTTGATACTGTCCATAATTTATTGATTTATTATGGGACGGAGAAATCTTTTGCAGCAGGGGATATTATTGAAGTTGTCTTTATCCTTTTTTCACCTATTTTTGTCAATAAAAAGTATTTTTGGACTGTATCAGTAGGAATGTTACTAAAGTATATGATAATTGGACTTATTTTACTTGATCCGCAGGTTGTTGCTCCCATTGTTATTTATATCATTCTTTCTGCTATCGCTTTTGTTATTTTAATACGATATGATTCGTATATTCTTACTTTAACGGAAGTACATGAAGAACTAAGAAGGAAAGAAAAACTTGCTGTAATAGGTCAAATGGCTGCTGCAATTGGTCATGAGATTCGTAATCCACTTTCATCATTAAAAGGGTTTACGCAGCTGCAGCAAGAAAGATATCCAAATACAAATGACTTTTATCCCATTATGATTCAAGAAATTGATCGGATAAATTCAATTGTGAATGATTTAATGACACTAGGAAAACCTAAGGAAATCAAATTTTCCAAAGCGAATATTGAAGAAATTATTGCGTATACACTTTCCATTACACAACAACAGGCTGAAAGACAGGGTGTCTCTGTTGAAACAACAATGGCCGGACCGTTACCGCCAATTGATTGTGACGGTAAACAGCTGAAACAGGTATTTATTAATCTAATAAAAAATGCAATAGAATCGATGCCTGATGGTGGGAAGATTAAGGTGAGAGTTAAAGTAATAGAAGGGAATAAGATGTATATCTCCATTAAAGATGAAGGTTGTGGAATTGATGGAGAAAACCTTTTAAACTTAGGCGAACCATTCTATACAACAAAAAAAGATGGAACGGGTTTAGGACTAATGGTAACAAATCAAATTATTAAAGACCACAAAGGTCATATTACCTTTGACAGCAGTCAATTAAATGGTACAAAAGTCACTGTTATTCTACCTATTTTTCAAATTAATTCATGA
- a CDS encoding DUF350 domain-containing protein, which produces MLDFLLYLAVSLALLLVGLFLMEITTKVKEFALMAKGNKAASYVLGGRLLGLAIVLYSALANSISLLDMVIWGAVGIAAQIIVFYLTEWLTPRRFNVSQSIEEDNTAVGLFLLLLSVSIGIVIAGCLTY; this is translated from the coding sequence TTGTTAGACTTTTTATTGTACTTAGCTGTTTCATTAGCTTTGTTACTCGTTGGACTCTTTTTAATGGAGATTACCACAAAGGTTAAGGAATTCGCCTTAATGGCGAAAGGAAATAAAGCAGCAAGTTATGTACTTGGCGGAAGACTTCTCGGTCTGGCAATTGTTTTATATTCTGCACTTGCTAACTCTATCTCTCTTTTAGATATGGTAATCTGGGGAGCAGTGGGAATTGCAGCTCAGATCATCGTGTTTTATCTTACTGAATGGCTCACACCTCGTCGTTTTAACGTATCCCAGAGCATTGAAGAAGATAACACCGCAGTTGGTCTTTTTCTACTATTGCTTTCTGTATCTATTGGGATTGTTATTGCAGGTTGTCTCACCTACTGA